Proteins encoded by one window of Prevotella nigrescens:
- a CDS encoding ThiF family adenylyltransferase, which yields MKEQFSRTKLLLGSDAMNTLKNSSVLVFGIGGVGGYVVEVLARSGVGTIGIVDDDHIGLSNINRQIIATHSTLGQAKVDIAEERIKDINPSCAVKKFQTFYLPEIADQFDFTAYDYVVDCIDTIVAKIDIITRCHNLRIPMISSMGAAFKLDATQFEVTDLFKTINDPLAKVLRKKLRKTNVRNVKVVYSPEEPLTSLYSDDNEDIDNDVANIETIAHKKRSTPASNAWVPATAGLIIGGEVIKDLCKAAKTMRKTDINK from the coding sequence ATGAAAGAGCAATTTTCAAGAACAAAATTACTGTTGGGCAGCGATGCGATGAACACCTTAAAAAACAGCAGTGTGCTGGTTTTCGGTATCGGTGGCGTGGGTGGTTACGTCGTAGAAGTATTGGCACGCAGCGGCGTTGGGACAATAGGAATCGTAGACGACGACCACATTGGACTATCAAACATAAATCGACAGATTATTGCTACGCACTCTACACTCGGACAAGCAAAGGTAGATATAGCAGAAGAACGCATAAAAGATATAAATCCAAGTTGTGCAGTAAAGAAGTTTCAGACATTCTACCTTCCTGAAATTGCCGACCAATTCGACTTTACAGCATACGACTATGTGGTGGATTGCATTGACACCATAGTGGCAAAGATTGACATTATAACACGTTGCCACAACCTTAGAATACCTATGATTAGCAGTATGGGGGCAGCCTTCAAGTTAGATGCAACACAGTTTGAAGTAACCGACTTATTTAAAACGATTAACGACCCTTTGGCAAAAGTATTAAGAAAGAAACTCCGCAAGACCAACGTGCGTAACGTAAAGGTGGTTTACAGCCCCGAAGAGCCGCTAACATCTTTATATTCAGACGACAATGAAGATATTGACAACGATGTTGCAAATATAGAAACTATTGCACACAAGAAGCGTTCCACACCAGCTTCAAACGCATGGGTGCCTGCCACTGCAGGATTAATAATAGGTGGAGAGGTGATAAAAGACTTGTGCAAAGCTGCAAAAACGATGCGTAAAACAGACATCAATAAATAG
- a CDS encoding DMT family transporter gives MPNIVTEKKNRTVLYHLIAILVVSIWGATLVNTKVVIQGGMRPDEVFLSRYIIAYLAMWTLSYKRLWSANIKDELLMVACGVLGGSLYFIPENFAVQVGSVNDISFILCTSPLFTMFLAILFCNEKLTKPLAIGSIIALIGVSFIIFGGNNECATASNRVLGDALALLSTACFGAYCLLLRPLGLKYGAAFITRKMFFYGALTSIPLFIITPWHYPVENFLTDLPVTFNLLFLGLVASFFCFGAWSFVTEKVGAVKIANYNYFSPICTVIISAIFLGEKMTIEAAIGSVLILIGVFFANKK, from the coding sequence ATGCCTAACATCGTTACAGAGAAAAAGAATAGAACGGTTCTCTATCATCTCATTGCAATCTTGGTTGTAAGTATCTGGGGTGCAACGCTTGTAAACACAAAGGTTGTTATACAAGGGGGTATGCGTCCCGACGAAGTATTTCTGTCACGCTACATCATAGCCTATCTTGCTATGTGGACTCTGTCTTACAAACGACTATGGTCCGCTAATATCAAGGACGAATTGCTCATGGTGGCATGTGGCGTTTTAGGGGGTTCGCTCTATTTCATACCCGAGAACTTTGCAGTACAAGTGGGTAGTGTAAACGATATTAGCTTCATTCTCTGCACATCGCCGCTGTTTACAATGTTCTTGGCAATACTTTTCTGCAATGAGAAACTAACAAAACCTCTTGCCATTGGTTCGATTATCGCCTTGATTGGCGTATCGTTCATTATATTTGGTGGCAATAACGAATGTGCTACGGCAAGCAACCGTGTGTTGGGCGATGCTTTAGCACTGCTTTCAACAGCTTGTTTTGGTGCTTACTGCTTACTTCTTCGTCCATTAGGTCTGAAATACGGCGCAGCTTTCATAACCCGTAAAATGTTCTTCTATGGCGCATTAACAAGCATTCCATTATTCATTATTACACCTTGGCATTATCCTGTAGAGAACTTCCTTACCGATTTGCCCGTTACTTTTAACCTTCTCTTCCTCGGTTTGGTTGCATCTTTCTTCTGCTTTGGTGCATGGAGCTTTGTTACAGAGAAAGTTGGTGCAGTGAAAATAGCCAACTATAACTATTTCAGTCCTATTTGTACTGTTATCATCAGTGCCATCTTCTTAGGCGAGAAAATGACAATAGAAGCAGCTATTGGTAGTGTGCTAATTCTGATTGGTGTATTCTTTGCCAATAAGAAATAA
- a CDS encoding 3'-5' exonuclease: MDNINFIAIDFETATAKRNSICEAGICVVKNGKIVETKSWLVRPEGNSYDYWNIQVHGIQPSDTVDAPMFPEIWNKITKYLKDCPALVAHNAAFDISCIRHSLKHYALPTPDVDYYCSLRAARHLYDFDCNKLDYLCNQFEIFYGKHHRAGDDAEMCARLFLREIKDAGWVELEEMDYCNGKL, from the coding sequence ATGGATAATATAAACTTTATTGCTATCGATTTTGAAACAGCTACAGCTAAACGCAATTCTATTTGCGAAGCTGGTATTTGTGTTGTAAAAAATGGTAAGATTGTAGAAACCAAGTCTTGGTTAGTCCGTCCTGAAGGTAATAGTTATGATTATTGGAATATTCAAGTACATGGTATTCAGCCGTCAGATACTGTTGATGCACCAATGTTTCCTGAAATATGGAATAAGATAACCAAGTATTTAAAAGATTGTCCAGCATTAGTTGCTCACAATGCTGCATTTGATATAAGTTGTATTCGCCATTCTTTAAAGCATTATGCTCTTCCAACTCCCGATGTTGACTATTATTGCTCGCTTCGTGCAGCTCGGCATCTTTACGATTTTGACTGTAACAAGCTCGATTATCTGTGCAATCAATTTGAGATATTTTATGGAAAACATCACCGTGCCGGCGATGATGCAGAGATGTGTGCACGTCTTTTTTTACGAGAAATAAAAGATGCAGGTTGGGTTGAGTTAGAAGAAATGGATTATTGTAATGGTAAACTTTAA
- a CDS encoding tetratricopeptide repeat protein, with protein MKTKKYLLAGALILSLSSPALAQSDSYKAALNPIISAIEAAPNDVNAGKNLIKDYLKTYKKDEQALTALGNVYLAQRNFTEAMKIANSIVSNKKMNGTLGYLLLGDIVALQDSVGNAGAAAQNYATAISLDPHNVAAYERYAKVYRHVNPQVSIQKLEELRQVEPNYPVEATAAEIMLSDGKYAEALSWFDKANHSNLTEDNFYKYGYTAFILRKYDKVLEVVEDGLKRFPNSEYIARVGMMSATEKGDYPKALDFANKMFAGTGKKVANDYAVYGKALAGNKEYDKALENLNKALDMDKKNFEPMKTIAEIYAAQGDGDKALQIQMDYLAKKPNANSNDWAKLASTWVEKAETETDRTLKDSYLDKAIAIYDQMVVKFPSISDWIWSNQANAAQMKNDADKVADIYKKIAAFEEAKPNLDADSKAYLEQVYYGLGYYYSKLGNAEMAKQYFNKVLSVNPNNENAKKALGL; from the coding sequence ATGAAGACAAAGAAATATTTATTAGCTGGAGCTTTGATACTAAGTTTATCATCTCCTGCCTTAGCTCAGTCTGATAGCTATAAGGCTGCGCTTAATCCTATTATTAGTGCCATAGAAGCTGCTCCTAATGATGTGAACGCTGGCAAAAATCTTATAAAGGATTATTTAAAAACTTATAAGAAAGATGAGCAGGCACTAACAGCACTTGGTAATGTCTATTTGGCTCAGCGTAACTTTACTGAAGCAATGAAGATTGCCAATTCCATTGTTTCTAATAAGAAGATGAATGGAACCTTAGGATATCTTCTTCTTGGGGATATTGTTGCTTTGCAAGATAGTGTTGGTAATGCTGGTGCTGCAGCTCAAAATTATGCAACTGCAATTAGTCTTGATCCCCATAATGTAGCAGCTTACGAGCGTTATGCAAAGGTATATCGTCATGTAAACCCACAAGTATCAATCCAGAAACTTGAGGAACTTCGTCAAGTTGAACCGAATTACCCCGTGGAAGCAACTGCTGCAGAGATTATGCTTAGTGATGGAAAGTATGCGGAAGCACTATCATGGTTTGACAAAGCAAATCATTCTAACCTAACTGAAGATAATTTTTATAAGTATGGTTATACTGCCTTTATCCTTCGCAAGTACGACAAAGTTTTAGAAGTTGTTGAAGATGGTTTAAAGCGTTTCCCCAATAGCGAGTACATTGCTCGTGTTGGCATGATGTCTGCAACCGAAAAAGGTGATTATCCAAAAGCTTTAGACTTTGCTAATAAAATGTTTGCTGGCACAGGTAAAAAAGTTGCCAATGATTATGCTGTTTACGGAAAGGCATTAGCTGGAAATAAAGAGTATGATAAGGCATTGGAGAACCTTAACAAGGCACTCGATATGGATAAGAAAAATTTTGAACCAATGAAAACCATTGCAGAGATTTATGCAGCGCAAGGAGATGGCGATAAAGCTTTGCAAATTCAAATGGACTATTTGGCAAAGAAGCCCAATGCAAACTCTAACGATTGGGCGAAGCTTGCTTCAACATGGGTAGAGAAAGCTGAAACGGAAACAGATAGAACATTAAAAGATTCTTATTTAGATAAGGCTATTGCTATCTATGATCAGATGGTGGTTAAATTCCCTTCTATTTCAGATTGGATTTGGTCAAATCAAGCAAATGCTGCACAAATGAAAAATGATGCTGATAAAGTTGCTGATATTTATAAGAAGATTGCTGCATTTGAAGAAGCCAAACCAAATCTCGATGCAGATTCAAAAGCATATCTTGAGCAAGTTTACTATGGTCTCGGTTATTACTATTCAAAATTAGGAAATGCTGAAATGGCTAAACAATACTTTAACAAAGTATTGAGTGTAAATCCAAATAATGAAAATGCAAAAAAAGCTTTAGGACTTTAG